A window from Ureaplasma parvum serovar 3 str. ATCC 27815 encodes these proteins:
- the rsmG gene encoding 16S rRNA (guanine(527)-N(7))-methyltransferase RsmG — protein sequence MTRKDFFNVLTRYFPWVDEQTFMSFEKYKTIIQKYNQIFNLTRLDSDDKIYQNFFLDSLAPYKELDFFTQNTNLKLIDIGSGSGIPGVVLKIIFKNLNLTLLEANQKRCEFLKILTQELGLNDVLIWNMRAEDLTQSMRESFDIATSRAVASLDKILEISAAFVKVNGYLIQPKSIKFYEEELKAKNIIKTLYLERIALKDFWENDYHHLVGVYLKKQITPLQFPRPWNLILKKPL from the coding sequence ATGACTAGAAAAGATTTTTTTAATGTTTTAACTAGATATTTTCCTTGAGTTGATGAACAAACTTTTATGAGTTTTGAAAAGTATAAAACAATTATTCAAAAATATAATCAAATTTTTAATTTGACAAGACTTGATAGTGATGATAAGATTTACCAAAATTTCTTTTTAGATTCACTTGCACCTTATAAAGAACTAGATTTTTTTACACAAAATACTAATCTTAAATTAATTGATATTGGTTCTGGTTCTGGAATTCCAGGGGTTGTTTTAAAGATTATTTTTAAAAATTTAAATTTAACATTATTAGAAGCTAATCAAAAACGATGTGAATTTCTTAAAATATTAACTCAAGAATTAGGTTTAAATGATGTCTTAATTTGAAATATGCGTGCTGAAGATTTAACACAATCGATGCGTGAATCTTTTGATATTGCAACTTCAAGAGCTGTTGCATCATTAGATAAAATTTTAGAAATTTCAGCCGCATTTGTTAAAGTTAATGGTTATTTAATTCAACCAAAATCAATAAAATTTTATGAAGAAGAACTAAAAGCAAAAAATATTATAAAAACTTTGTATTTAGAAAGAATCGCTTTAAAAGATTTTTGAGAAAATGATTATCATCATTTAGTTGGTGTTTATTTAAAAAAACAAATCACTCCACTACAATTTCCTCGTCCTTGAAATCTAATTCTTAAAAAACCACTCTAA
- a CDS encoding SemiSWEET family sugar transporter — MSSLPVIILVIGIFGSIFLVIGYIPQVIKVIKTKRTDGISLTFLISLNIACFLFVIYSILVMIFNKHNGIPTALPLCLANTIVGILGLVILIYKVKNIKKAKLYLMDEKTYYEKYVLNNL; from the coding sequence ATGAGTTCATTACCAGTTATTATTTTAGTAATTGGCATTTTTGGGTCTATTTTTCTAGTAATAGGATATATTCCCCAAGTAATTAAAGTTATCAAAACAAAACGAACAGATGGAATTTCATTAACATTTTTAATTTCTTTAAACATCGCTTGTTTTCTATTTGTAATATATAGTATATTAGTAATGATTTTTAACAAACATAATGGTATTCCTACTGCTTTACCATTATGTCTTGCAAACACCATAGTAGGAATTTTAGGTCTAGTTATTTTAATTTATAAAGTTAAAAACATTAAAAAAGCTAAATTATATTTAATGGATGAAAAGACATATTATGAAAAATATGTCTTAAATAATTTATAA
- a CDS encoding SemiSWEET family sugar transporter, whose product MSPISIELIIQISIGLSASLILLFAFLPQTLLTIKTKNTAALTISMFIICFIARLCFSLSAILTIIVYIHNQNYGLSLYALTLPVLICHGINMLLNLIIAFIKINNVYKAKIHKMNENEYIIFAYAQKLKEKVSIKNK is encoded by the coding sequence ATGTCTCCAATTAGTATTGAATTAATAATTCAAATAAGTATTGGATTAAGTGCTAGCCTAATTTTATTGTTTGCTTTCTTACCACAAACACTTTTAACTATTAAAACTAAAAATACTGCTGCATTAACAATTAGTATGTTTATTATTTGTTTTATTGCACGTTTATGTTTTAGTTTAAGTGCTATTCTAACAATTATCGTCTATATTCATAATCAGAATTATGGTTTATCTTTATATGCGCTTACACTTCCTGTTTTAATATGTCATGGTATTAATATGTTATTAAATTTAATTATTGCTTTTATAAAAATCAATAATGTTTATAAAGCCAAAATCCATAAAATGAATGAGAATGAATATATTATTTTTGCTTATGCTCAAAAATTAAAGGAAAAAGTATCGATAAAAAATAAATAA
- the mip gene encoding Ig-specific serine endopeptidase MIP, which yields MKKLKLITLSLSPIPIVAIMATACSTTKKEKEVDHKQDELTTINNNLQLEYPQNKDIETSAAIKEEIKPLNLPSGVVFSIKEISPKANDESTLIVKYTLKKGNITKEFKKEINGFKKIRKDQNIANLKDMHDDFKTIFNNIKLKDTFDFKLKGLFNSNFGEYDKLLPSQIINNFAQGVETRINTNQDRLGIEVIDVSYPNKNFGSANREGNLKMSLLVTDKKTKQVFIKSIIAYGFKTNAMGLDENGSIPGGGADLVKPKVDENNYFNKTQLERYEIDNQAYLNGLKGQHMGKTWQQVRPELGDNEQKINEFDQKAKGVSQDAYASAAYKGFTLPVYDKNGDFKGLSINESSYGQARSWVDTRGRDEWKTTGLPRTLPNEKYRDEALQTLGISSLTLKDGKKDTWDKSSGTTWILDYQKTNDNKYPTKWYFATNLHVADTITDKTTSIDLMKLMDSVKTKTTLRLSNLDENIYRFGFASKNNKFLLNHGLKKIYDGRNFLKTKPTEYLTEQQKEKYKDAGSFVDFAVFELDFEQLKLLNVWNNQLNSNGGVITKYDHSSAQDLAKIITSDYANHSDKQIKFLSKSYLNDYSKIDVPLRSTSYKFEGKDELFALGWPNSTRDGFFERYVDDDQTKYRTTDNFSLWTNSDYRFFGKLTEQEGGQPAFPTERTERGNYLSYAIGYRSFIDKPGVLDAFISAPHTGNDLYKSLDGKKYINMGLEYMPRHYAPAGGASGSSVRNQNNEIVGIYHVSNEFASTGLATAFRSEGYDYKGLYGDKYKELPQYDLIYGGGKDQATGQSYREKMKEIYKNNNNIKTALFPNGFDQYDEKFKFNNNQSK from the coding sequence ATGAAAAAGTTAAAATTAATCACTTTAAGTTTATCGCCTATTCCTATCGTCGCGATCATGGCTACAGCATGTAGTACAACAAAAAAAGAAAAAGAAGTAGATCATAAACAAGATGAATTAACTACTATAAATAATAATTTACAATTAGAATATCCACAAAACAAAGATATAGAAACATCAGCAGCAATAAAGGAAGAAATAAAGCCTTTAAATTTGCCGTCTGGTGTTGTTTTTAGCATTAAAGAAATTAGTCCTAAAGCAAATGATGAAAGTACATTAATAGTTAAATACACCCTTAAAAAGGGAAACATAACTAAAGAATTTAAAAAAGAAATTAATGGATTTAAAAAAATTCGTAAAGATCAAAATATCGCTAATCTAAAAGACATGCATGATGATTTTAAAACAATTTTTAATAACATTAAATTAAAAGATACGTTCGATTTTAAACTAAAAGGTCTTTTTAACTCAAATTTTGGTGAATACGATAAATTATTACCATCACAAATTATTAACAATTTTGCACAAGGTGTAGAAACTAGAATTAATACTAACCAAGATCGTTTAGGTATTGAAGTTATAGATGTTAGTTATCCAAATAAAAATTTTGGTTCTGCTAATCGTGAAGGTAATTTAAAAATGTCACTATTAGTAACTGATAAAAAAACAAAACAAGTTTTCATTAAATCAATAATTGCGTATGGTTTTAAAACTAATGCAATGGGTTTAGATGAGAATGGCTCAATTCCAGGTGGTGGTGCTGATCTTGTTAAACCTAAAGTTGATGAAAATAATTATTTTAATAAAACTCAATTAGAAAGATATGAAATTGATAATCAAGCTTATTTAAATGGTTTAAAAGGCCAACATATGGGTAAAACTTGACAACAAGTGCGTCCTGAACTTGGTGATAATGAACAAAAAATTAATGAATTTGATCAAAAAGCTAAAGGTGTAAGTCAAGATGCTTATGCGTCTGCTGCTTATAAAGGTTTTACACTCCCAGTGTATGATAAAAATGGTGATTTTAAAGGTTTATCAATTAATGAAAGTAGTTACGGCCAAGCTCGTTCATGAGTTGATACAAGAGGTCGTGACGAATGAAAAACCACTGGTTTACCACGAACTTTACCAAACGAAAAATATCGTGATGAAGCTTTACAAACATTAGGGATTAGTTCTTTAACTTTAAAAGATGGAAAAAAAGATACTTGAGATAAATCTTCAGGAACAACATGAATCTTAGATTATCAAAAAACAAATGATAATAAATATCCTACAAAATGATATTTTGCAACTAATTTACATGTTGCAGATACTATTACAGATAAAACAACTTCTATTGATTTAATGAAATTAATGGATAGTGTTAAAACTAAAACAACTTTACGTTTAAGTAATTTAGATGAAAATATTTATCGTTTTGGTTTTGCAAGTAAAAATAACAAATTTTTATTAAATCATGGTCTTAAAAAAATATATGATGGTCGAAATTTCTTAAAAACTAAACCTACAGAATACTTAACAGAACAACAAAAAGAAAAATACAAAGATGCAGGTAGTTTTGTTGATTTTGCAGTTTTTGAATTAGATTTCGAACAATTAAAATTACTTAATGTTTGAAACAATCAACTTAACTCAAATGGCGGTGTAATTACTAAATATGATCATTCTTCTGCACAAGATCTTGCAAAAATTATTACAAGTGATTATGCAAACCATAGTGATAAACAAATTAAATTCTTATCCAAATCATATTTAAATGATTATTCTAAAATTGATGTTCCTCTAAGATCTACATCATATAAATTCGAAGGAAAAGATGAATTATTTGCTCTTGGATGACCTAATTCAACTAGAGATGGTTTTTTTGAACGTTATGTGGATGATGATCAAACTAAATATCGTACAACAGATAATTTTAGTTTATGAACAAATTCTGATTATCGTTTTTTTGGCAAACTAACAGAGCAAGAAGGTGGGCAACCCGCTTTCCCAACAGAACGAACTGAACGTGGTAATTACTTGTCTTATGCGATTGGTTACCGTAGTTTTATCGATAAACCTGGTGTTCTAGATGCCTTTATTTCTGCTCCTCATACTGGCAATGATTTATATAAATCTCTTGATGGTAAAAAATATATTAATATGGGTTTGGAATATATGCCTAGACATTATGCTCCAGCAGGAGGTGCATCTGGTTCAAGTGTGCGAAATCAAAACAATGAAATTGTAGGAATTTATCATGTAAGTAATGAATTTGCTAGCACCGGCTTAGCAACTGCTTTTCGTTCTGAAGGATATGATTATAAAGGCTTATATGGTGATAAATACAAAGAATTACCACAATATGACTTAATTTATGGCGGTGGAAAAGATCAAGCTACAGGTCAATCATATCGTGAAAAAATGAAAGAAATATATAAAAATAATAACAATATTAAAACAGCATTATTTCCAAATGGTTTTGACCAATATGATGAAAAGTTTAAATTTAATAACAATCAAAGTAAATAA
- a CDS encoding putative immunoglobulin-blocking virulence protein: MKFIKRKTKLLTITIGAVAVSSILLGGIFYGTSQKSPSSFGIASIDQKENFINKDNLDYQKARPSIKDSNLKEIPKPKPQPKPKPQPTPFPDPIPTPPKKEELKKPDIKPEEPKKPEIKPEPKPEPIPQPAPPIETKPKEELLPPNPPPPKEEPKPEPNPQPQPQQVPNNSNSRIIEINGVRVEAEVEVPPPRDIAEYDKQNNLVNPNPYINDSVGKIKNVKVTDELRKATGKLVQGNLGRWDYKHLINDLLTLKPEEIEKYVKNDKSGYYAKVWYRFSRLFESENVVNFLTEQGKKEYPEMKSKFVSKDHKYAWLYQHLDLTKFTQLSNESESYLKEGYTPDPDNAYVDENGKISSHAYSPAKGYNSVTSRMENDNWNRRVFGYKSWYGRTPGNLVEGNYPGWKKTNVTQEFHQYGVSDGDGITVNKLTREKTEDGRLNEGYVIDIDADNPQGYEKTKKLIQTLKEKNINITGYRIHNMGKSDSSQKFVDILKTLPNQLPLLELFFSAGSHNTSSLIALKDKKIKELGLFTLGNSLLDEWSINPNALRNVEWINSNDYNVSFNYKQGADIATRITFDTLAFDESDYNDNASDIKSKLKQINDGLRMVYWTRNNEPIFQGSFGPGLDPDHKESGNSYPQGLDFSRVPQIRSLRGLIFKDEQKTSNNKDRKLRRINFYNNSTTYKMSIEDLNEAGFNEHIVSGEPGEKSKITFSNGSGTTKIQIDGDQELSANGISNLSAMFNFAESLQRTIVVNNTNSPLANQLRNAGYSVESTTNAGLIDI, encoded by the coding sequence ATGAAATTTATTAAACGTAAAACAAAATTATTAACGATTACAATTGGTGCAGTTGCTGTTAGTTCAATCTTATTAGGAGGAATTTTTTATGGTACAAGTCAAAAAAGTCCCTCAAGTTTTGGTATTGCTTCTATTGATCAAAAAGAAAATTTTATTAATAAAGACAATTTAGATTACCAAAAAGCAAGACCATCAATTAAAGATAGTAACTTAAAAGAAATTCCCAAACCTAAACCTCAACCAAAACCTAAGCCTCAACCAACTCCATTTCCAGATCCCATCCCAACACCTCCAAAAAAAGAAGAGCTAAAAAAACCAGATATTAAACCAGAAGAACCTAAAAAACCTGAAATTAAACCAGAACCAAAACCTGAGCCTATTCCTCAACCAGCCCCTCCTATTGAAACAAAACCAAAAGAAGAATTATTACCACCCAACCCTCCGCCTCCAAAAGAAGAACCAAAACCAGAACCAAATCCGCAACCACAGCCACAACAGGTTCCAAACAATAGTAATTCACGAATTATAGAAATTAATGGTGTAAGAGTGGAAGCTGAAGTTGAAGTCCCTCCCCCTCGTGATATTGCTGAATATGATAAACAAAATAATCTGGTTAACCCTAATCCATACATTAATGATAGTGTTGGTAAAATTAAAAACGTAAAGGTTACCGATGAATTGCGAAAAGCAACAGGTAAATTGGTCCAAGGAAATTTAGGACGTTGAGATTACAAACATTTAATTAATGATTTATTAACTCTTAAACCAGAGGAAATAGAAAAATATGTAAAAAACGATAAAAGCGGTTATTATGCAAAAGTTTGATATCGTTTTTCAAGATTATTTGAATCTGAAAATGTTGTTAATTTTTTAACTGAACAAGGTAAAAAAGAATATCCTGAAATGAAGTCTAAATTTGTTTCAAAAGACCATAAATATGCATGGCTTTATCAACATTTAGACTTAACAAAGTTTACACAATTATCAAATGAATCAGAATCTTATTTAAAAGAAGGCTATACACCTGATCCTGATAATGCATATGTTGATGAAAATGGAAAAATTAGTTCTCACGCATATTCACCTGCCAAAGGTTATAATTCGGTAACAAGTCGAATGGAAAATGATAATTGAAATCGGCGTGTTTTCGGTTATAAAAGTTGGTATGGACGTACTCCTGGAAATTTAGTTGAAGGTAATTATCCTGGTTGAAAGAAAACAAATGTAACCCAAGAATTCCATCAATATGGCGTTAGCGATGGTGATGGAATTACAGTTAATAAATTAACTCGTGAAAAAACTGAAGATGGTCGTTTAAATGAAGGATATGTTATTGATATTGATGCTGATAATCCACAAGGTTATGAAAAAACAAAAAAATTAATTCAAACTTTAAAAGAAAAAAATATCAATATCACAGGGTATAGAATTCATAATATGGGGAAATCAGATTCAAGTCAAAAATTTGTTGATATTCTAAAAACATTACCAAATCAATTGCCTTTATTAGAATTGTTTTTCTCCGCTGGTTCGCATAATACCTCTTCATTAATCGCACTGAAGGATAAAAAAATTAAAGAATTAGGTTTGTTCACACTAGGAAATTCATTATTAGATGAATGATCAATTAATCCTAATGCCTTACGAAATGTTGAATGAATTAATTCAAACGATTATAATGTTTCATTTAATTATAAACAAGGTGCAGATATCGCTACTCGTATTACTTTTGATACTTTAGCTTTTGATGAAAGTGATTATAATGACAATGCATCTGACATTAAATCAAAATTAAAACAAATTAATGATGGTTTACGAATGGTTTATTGAACAAGAAATAATGAACCAATTTTTCAGGGTAGTTTTGGACCTGGTTTAGATCCTGACCACAAAGAATCAGGCAACAGTTATCCACAAGGATTAGATTTTAGTCGTGTCCCTCAAATTCGCTCATTACGGGGTTTAATATTTAAAGATGAACAAAAAACATCAAATAATAAAGATCGTAAATTACGAAGAATTAATTTTTACAATAACAGCACAACTTATAAAATGTCTATTGAGGACTTAAATGAAGCCGGATTTAACGAACATATTGTAAGTGGTGAACCTGGTGAAAAAAGTAAAATTACTTTTAGCAATGGTTCTGGTACAACTAAAATCCAAATTGATGGTGATCAAGAATTGTCAGCAAATGGAATTAGTAACTTATCAGCAATGTTTAATTTTGCTGAAAGTTTACAACGGACAATTGTTGTAAATAATACCAACTCACCACTTGCAAATCAACTAAGAAATGCGGGATATAGTGTTGAATCAACAACTAACGCTGGACTAATAGATATTTAA
- the mip gene encoding Ig-specific serine endopeptidase MIP, whose protein sequence is MKKNKLTTLALILPITILTPIVIASCTNKTKVKKSSSLDKIASNLKLEYFNNKANTKASSVQKDEIKKPLNLPNDVVFSVKDVFVSHKDQSVLIVKYTLKKGNEIQEYTYEIKGFKSVYEKDKIVNDLSQANEDFKKIVNNIRLKDTFDFKLAAFPNQNYDQLLPSQIYKNYYQGIEIQQHKYQNELDIKIINFLYPDGDFGSANKNGTLKLSLMLTDKKNNQVYYKLLEVSGFKSNPYGVDENGTIPGIGTERLKPKNQDDYFSKTQLQRYEIDNEGYLQILKRQNNDKNWKELRPDLNATVSDIKHFDEKAKNVGQDSYESAAYKGFTLPVYESDGKISGLALAGKDTPKGPSWVDAIGRNQWQIGGLPRTLPNEKYRQEAMQTFSLGILNNDSHKNNTYNKTAGTTWILDYQKTSDNKYPTKWYFATNLHVADAINENTLSINLMRLMDSAQIKTTFRLSNLDENIYNFGFRSKEHGKNLLNHGLKKIFDGRDFLKTKPAEYLINSQKEKYKDVGNFTDFAVFELDFEKLELVNVWKNFLGENNGLVTKYNNYNPQELAKVITSNYANNKNNQIKFLSKSYLSDYSKIDVPLKYRQEDAKTWFKKYDELFALGWPNSTEDFFFKAYVDDDQLKYRTRDNFSLWTNSDYRFFNNLTQQEGGQPAFPPERTERGNYLSYAIGFRSFIQKPGIVDAFIAVPQIGNNLYTSSDNKKYINMGLEYLPKHFAPAGGASGTSVRNQKNELVAIYHAKYDSSKTGLAAAFRSEGYDYQGLYGNYNLPQYDLIYGGGKDQTEKKSYREAMKDIYQNNNIKTALFPDGFDKIPDEFKFNNN, encoded by the coding sequence ATGAAAAAAAATAAGTTAACTACTCTCGCTTTAATATTACCAATTACAATTTTAACTCCTATTGTTATTGCCTCATGTACAAATAAAACTAAAGTTAAAAAATCATCATCTTTAGATAAGATTGCTTCAAATTTAAAATTAGAGTATTTTAATAACAAAGCTAATACTAAAGCATCAAGTGTGCAAAAAGATGAAATTAAAAAACCACTAAATTTACCAAATGATGTTGTTTTTAGTGTTAAAGACGTTTTTGTTAGTCACAAAGATCAAAGTGTATTAATTGTCAAATACACTTTAAAAAAAGGGAATGAAATTCAAGAGTATACTTATGAAATTAAAGGTTTTAAATCTGTTTATGAAAAAGATAAAATCGTTAATGATTTAAGTCAAGCAAACGAAGATTTTAAAAAAATTGTTAATAATATCAGGTTAAAAGATACATTTGATTTTAAACTAGCAGCTTTTCCTAATCAAAATTATGACCAATTATTACCATCACAAATTTATAAAAATTATTATCAAGGTATTGAAATTCAACAACACAAATATCAAAATGAATTAGATATTAAAATTATTAATTTTTTATATCCTGATGGTGATTTTGGTTCGGCAAATAAAAATGGTACTTTAAAATTATCATTAATGTTAACTGATAAAAAAAATAATCAAGTTTACTATAAACTTTTAGAGGTTTCTGGCTTTAAATCTAATCCCTATGGTGTTGATGAAAATGGAACAATTCCTGGAATTGGTACAGAACGTTTAAAACCTAAAAATCAAGACGATTATTTTTCAAAAACTCAATTGCAACGTTATGAAATTGATAATGAAGGATATCTTCAAATTTTAAAACGCCAAAATAATGATAAAAATTGAAAAGAGTTGCGCCCTGATTTAAATGCAACTGTTAGTGATATTAAACATTTTGATGAAAAAGCAAAAAACGTGGGTCAAGATTCTTATGAATCTGCTGCTTATAAAGGTTTTACATTACCTGTTTATGAAAGTGATGGCAAAATCAGTGGTTTAGCATTAGCAGGTAAAGATACACCAAAAGGGCCGTCATGAGTTGACGCAATTGGACGTAACCAATGACAAATTGGTGGTTTACCACGAACATTGCCAAATGAAAAATATCGACAAGAAGCAATGCAAACATTTAGTTTAGGAATTTTAAATAACGATTCGCACAAGAACAATACTTATAATAAAACTGCAGGTACAACATGAATTTTAGATTATCAAAAAACAAGTGATAATAAATATCCTACAAAATGATATTTTGCTACAAATTTACATGTTGCAGATGCGATAAATGAAAATACTTTATCGATTAATTTAATGCGATTAATGGATTCTGCACAAATTAAAACTACTTTTAGATTAAGTAATTTAGATGAGAATATTTATAATTTTGGTTTTCGAAGTAAAGAACATGGCAAAAATCTTTTAAACCATGGACTTAAAAAAATTTTTGATGGCCGTGATTTTTTAAAAACAAAACCGGCTGAATATTTGATTAATTCACAAAAAGAAAAATATAAAGATGTTGGTAATTTTACAGATTTTGCTGTTTTTGAATTAGATTTTGAAAAATTAGAATTAGTTAATGTTTGAAAAAATTTTTTAGGTGAAAATAATGGGTTAGTAACAAAATATAATAATTACAATCCTCAAGAGTTGGCTAAAGTCATTACAAGTAATTATGCTAATAATAAAAATAACCAGATTAAATTCTTATCTAAATCATATTTAAGTGATTATTCTAAAATTGATGTTCCTTTAAAATATAGACAAGAAGACGCTAAAACATGATTTAAAAAATACGATGAATTATTTGCATTAGGTTGACCTAATTCAACAGAAGATTTCTTCTTTAAAGCTTATGTTGATGATGACCAATTAAAATACCGTACTCGCGATAATTTTAGTTTATGAACAAATTCTGATTACCGATTTTTTAATAATTTAACTCAACAAGAAGGTGGTCAGCCTGCTTTTCCGCCAGAACGTACTGAACGAGGTAATTATTTATCTTATGCAATTGGATTCCGTAGTTTTATTCAAAAACCTGGAATAGTTGACGCATTTATTGCAGTTCCCCAAATTGGGAATAATTTATACACATCCAGTGATAATAAAAAATATATTAATATGGGACTAGAGTATTTACCCAAACATTTTGCACCAGCAGGTGGTGCTTCTGGAACAAGTGTACGCAATCAAAAAAATGAATTGGTTGCTATCTATCATGCTAAATATGATTCATCAAAAACAGGTCTAGCTGCTGCTTTTCGATCTGAAGGTTATGATTATCAAGGATTATATGGAAATTATAATTTACCACAATATGATTTAATTTATGGCGGTGGAAAAGATCAAACCGAAAAGAAATCATACCGAGAAGCGATGAAGGATATATATCAAAATAACAATATTAAAACAGCATTATTTCCTGATGGATTCGATAAGATTCCTGATGAATTCAAATTTAATAATAATTAA